The proteins below come from a single Bremerella sp. JC817 genomic window:
- a CDS encoding amidohydrolase, with protein sequence MTDSVLSPQSQMEAIDLQMAHLWMVRTFLKHAEETEEDDELQEVARTLYDYMLALGPAAQAGDTTAYLKQAKKKFSKLRKAGELFEEIQPEISDHTNFKMAVISCRQVIQQVEAILNASTSSAS encoded by the coding sequence ATGACCGATTCGGTACTCAGCCCGCAATCCCAGATGGAGGCCATCGACTTGCAGATGGCCCATCTGTGGATGGTGCGCACGTTTCTGAAACATGCCGAAGAAACGGAAGAGGACGACGAACTGCAAGAAGTCGCCCGAACGCTGTACGACTATATGCTGGCCCTTGGCCCCGCGGCCCAAGCCGGCGATACGACAGCCTATTTAAAACAGGCCAAGAAGAAGTTCAGCAAGCTTCGCAAAGCTGGCGAACTGTTCGAGGAAATCCAGCCAGAGATCTCGGACCACACCAACTTCAAAATGGCAGTAATCAGTTGCCGACAGGTGATTCAGCAGGTCGAAGCGATTTTGAACGCTAGCACTTCGTCCGCCTCGTAG
- a CDS encoding FtsX-like permease family protein: MNRWRLVVRSTWQFWQTNLAVLLGVAAATAVLTGALIIGDSVRGSLRDLALSRLGSIHEILLADRFFRPEIAQQITAENASTTAVPIVLMQGTLQTVAPKPGDPTKVAGNLAVLGIDEAFWQLGEVPGWKPIPLARDEIILNQPLADELMVQAGDLVTLRLPGGNDVPADSPLGRKTAETQSLPRLTVKAVIPAEGLGRFGMHPTQQLPMNAFASREALQSALQQDDRVNAVLISHPDKITVDLSKLELSLADYNFELAQVEQQFKPADGDEETIYDYWQLTSSRMIFGKTASQTLQEAFPNQAETTLTYLATSIGKGDLPSETDPGSIPYSTVTALDFSKLAYPLLDQDGKPIAQVGEDEVVLNSWAASRLDAKVGDTIYLQYFEPESSHGVAKETGHTFRLAAITPLTEPTQPFRRRRPPVFDQTPTTANDPDYTPVVEGITDQDSIDDWDPPFPYDNSRIGREDEDYWDNYRTTPKLFMPLATGQKLWGSRFGEVTAIRFPGSKYEEADLQAKVEAALAPKRDELGFRVLTVRADALRAASGTTPFNVLFMGFSMFIIASALMLVSLLFRLGLEQRSRQIGLLQAIGLNRKVTQGMLMREAGLVSLAGSVAGVLIGIGYAWLMLVGLRTWWLGAVVTPFLELHLDNPTSLIIGLVSGTLVCLLTIYMGMRGLKKLSIRGLLQGSTTDTQQTYGKRSRWALWAGIAAAFGAVGLSVLATGLGGEAQAGAFFGSGAMVLTACLMLLWHALRGGLGSGNSISFSLGQLSLSNAARNPGRSTLTVGLIGSAAFLIVAIGAFRLAPTDRGAGGMNLIAESSQPLYHNLNTVEGRIDTGFSEKEEAVLAGSTVLSLRVQPGDDASCLNLYQSNSPRVLGVTPGMVDYYDQADVTSFEWAGSAATDETERKNPWHVLDQVADAEDTPIPVVLDKNTAMYALHLYSGVGEQFTTTDDDGRETKYIVAGLLSNSIFQGNLLVSEANFLDRYPDVSGYEMFLIRTPEGKQTEVAQTLETRLADQGFDTVSAEQQLTSLLAVQNTYLSTFQSLGALGLLLGTFGLAAVQLRTILERRSELALLRAAGFAGGRLQSLVMRETMVLLLGGLLTGVISALVTVVPHMLFGDASVPIVSLGGMLGTILIVGILSSNLAVRSALKGDIVPALRGS, encoded by the coding sequence ATGAATCGTTGGCGTCTGGTTGTTCGCAGTACCTGGCAATTCTGGCAAACCAATCTGGCCGTGCTTTTGGGCGTGGCCGCCGCGACTGCGGTGCTGACTGGTGCGCTGATTATTGGCGATTCGGTTCGTGGCAGCCTTCGCGATCTGGCGTTGTCTCGCCTCGGATCGATTCATGAAATCTTGCTGGCCGACCGCTTCTTCCGCCCGGAGATCGCTCAGCAAATCACCGCCGAAAACGCCAGCACCACCGCGGTGCCGATTGTTTTGATGCAAGGCACATTGCAAACGGTTGCCCCTAAACCTGGCGATCCCACCAAGGTCGCTGGAAACCTTGCCGTGCTGGGGATCGATGAAGCGTTCTGGCAACTGGGCGAGGTCCCTGGCTGGAAGCCGATCCCGCTGGCTCGCGACGAGATCATCCTCAACCAACCACTCGCCGACGAACTGATGGTTCAAGCAGGCGACCTGGTCACGCTGCGTTTGCCTGGCGGCAACGATGTTCCTGCCGACAGTCCCCTGGGCCGCAAGACTGCTGAAACGCAAAGCCTTCCTCGCCTGACCGTCAAAGCGGTGATTCCGGCCGAAGGTCTCGGTCGTTTCGGGATGCACCCTACGCAGCAGTTGCCAATGAATGCGTTCGCATCGCGAGAAGCATTGCAGTCTGCTTTGCAGCAAGACGATCGCGTCAACGCCGTGCTGATTAGCCATCCTGACAAGATCACGGTCGATCTTTCCAAACTGGAACTATCGCTCGCCGATTACAACTTTGAACTCGCCCAGGTCGAGCAGCAGTTCAAGCCGGCCGACGGCGACGAAGAAACGATCTACGACTACTGGCAACTCACCAGCAGCCGCATGATCTTCGGCAAGACCGCCTCGCAGACTTTGCAGGAAGCGTTCCCCAATCAAGCCGAAACGACACTGACCTACCTCGCCACATCGATTGGCAAGGGAGACCTCCCGAGCGAAACCGATCCAGGCTCGATTCCTTACTCCACGGTTACGGCTCTCGACTTTAGCAAACTTGCCTACCCACTGCTCGACCAGGATGGCAAGCCGATCGCTCAAGTTGGCGAAGACGAAGTCGTGTTGAACTCGTGGGCTGCTAGTCGCCTGGATGCGAAGGTAGGCGACACGATCTACCTGCAATACTTCGAGCCAGAAAGCTCGCATGGCGTTGCCAAAGAAACCGGCCATACGTTTCGCCTCGCCGCGATCACGCCGCTAACCGAGCCAACCCAGCCATTCCGACGCCGTCGTCCGCCGGTCTTCGACCAGACCCCGACCACGGCCAACGATCCCGACTACACGCCAGTGGTCGAAGGGATTACCGATCAAGATTCGATCGACGACTGGGATCCTCCGTTTCCGTACGATAACTCACGCATCGGCCGCGAAGACGAAGACTATTGGGACAACTATCGCACGACTCCGAAGCTGTTTATGCCGCTGGCAACCGGACAAAAGCTGTGGGGCAGCCGCTTTGGCGAAGTCACAGCGATCCGCTTCCCAGGCAGCAAGTACGAAGAAGCCGATCTGCAGGCAAAGGTCGAAGCAGCCCTGGCACCGAAGCGAGACGAACTCGGGTTCCGTGTGCTGACCGTTCGCGCCGACGCCCTCCGAGCAGCCAGCGGAACGACACCATTCAATGTGCTGTTCATGGGCTTCTCGATGTTCATTATTGCCTCGGCGCTGATGCTCGTCTCGCTGCTCTTTCGCCTCGGTCTGGAACAACGGAGCCGACAAATCGGTTTGCTTCAGGCGATCGGTTTGAATCGCAAAGTTACCCAGGGGATGCTCATGCGAGAGGCTGGTTTGGTTTCGCTGGCTGGCAGTGTCGCTGGGGTTCTGATTGGCATTGGCTATGCCTGGCTGATGCTGGTCGGACTACGAACCTGGTGGCTGGGCGCCGTCGTCACGCCATTCCTCGAACTGCATCTCGATAACCCAACGAGCTTGATCATCGGCCTGGTGAGCGGAACACTCGTCTGCCTGCTGACCATTTATATGGGGATGCGTGGGCTGAAGAAGCTTTCAATTCGAGGACTGTTGCAAGGCTCGACCACTGATACGCAGCAAACCTACGGCAAGCGAAGTCGCTGGGCACTTTGGGCCGGAATCGCCGCGGCCTTCGGTGCTGTGGGCCTGTCGGTTCTCGCGACGGGTCTTGGTGGCGAAGCCCAAGCCGGTGCATTCTTCGGTTCAGGTGCCATGGTTTTGACTGCTTGCTTGATGCTGCTATGGCACGCCCTGCGAGGCGGACTTGGCTCAGGCAACTCCATTAGCTTTTCACTGGGGCAACTCTCGCTGAGCAATGCCGCCCGAAACCCTGGCCGCAGCACATTGACCGTTGGGTTGATTGGCTCGGCAGCGTTCTTGATCGTTGCGATCGGTGCCTTTCGACTCGCCCCCACCGATCGCGGTGCTGGCGGCATGAACCTGATCGCCGAAAGTTCGCAGCCCCTTTATCACAATCTCAATACTGTCGAAGGTCGCATCGACACGGGCTTCAGCGAGAAAGAAGAAGCGGTCCTCGCTGGCTCGACGGTGCTTTCGCTGCGGGTTCAACCAGGCGACGACGCAAGCTGCTTGAACCTTTATCAATCCAATAGTCCCCGTGTCCTGGGCGTTACCCCGGGGATGGTCGACTACTACGATCAGGCCGACGTCACGTCATTCGAGTGGGCAGGCTCGGCAGCGACGGATGAAACGGAACGAAAGAACCCGTGGCACGTGCTCGATCAAGTTGCCGACGCCGAAGATACTCCGATTCCGGTCGTGCTCGATAAGAACACGGCGATGTATGCCTTGCACTTATACAGTGGCGTCGGCGAGCAGTTCACCACCACTGACGACGACGGCCGGGAAACGAAATACATCGTTGCCGGGCTGCTTTCCAACAGTATCTTCCAAGGCAACCTGCTGGTCAGCGAAGCCAACTTCCTGGACCGCTACCCCGATGTCAGTGGTTACGAGATGTTCCTGATTCGCACACCGGAAGGGAAGCAAACCGAGGTCGCGCAGACGTTGGAAACGCGTCTGGCAGACCAAGGCTTCGATACGGTTTCTGCCGAACAGCAACTCACCAGTTTGCTGGCGGTTCAAAATACCTACCTGTCCACCTTCCAAAGTCTGGGAGCCCTCGGCCTTTTATTGGGAACGTTCGGGCTGGCTGCTGTTCAACTGCGAACGATCCTGGAACGTCGCTCGGAACTGGCTCTGTTGCGGGCCGCCGGTTTCGCGGGCGGTCGACTTCAATCGCTGGTCATGCGCGAGACAATGGTCTTGCTGCTGGGCGGCTTGTTGACCGGGGTAATCTCGGCCCTGGTCACGGTCGTGCCGCACATGCTGTTTGGCGATGCCTCGGTGCCGATCGTTTCCCTGGGGGGCATGCTGGGAACGATTTTGATTGTGGGAATCCTCAGCAGTAACCTGGCCGTGCGATCTGCCCTGAAGGGCGATATCGTCCCCGCCCTACGAGGAAGCTGA
- a CDS encoding ABC transporter ATP-binding protein gives MADLVIEHLAKEYPTRAESLKVLQDISLSLSSGESAAILGPSGCGKSTLLYCIGTLEAPSSGKVTLDGQDPFALNETALARFRSENIGFIFQDHHLLPQLTVLENVLVPTLAEGSASPQQIERAKMLIERVGLSQRIEHRSAELSGGERQRVAVARSLIHQPKLLLADEPTGNLDKTNAESIGNLLLELQKEEGSILLVVTHSQELATIFQRQYMLDDGKLQSQSSVQPS, from the coding sequence ATGGCGGACCTCGTAATCGAGCACCTGGCGAAGGAGTACCCGACCCGGGCCGAATCGCTTAAGGTGCTGCAAGACATCTCGCTCTCGCTTTCCTCGGGTGAAAGTGCCGCAATCCTCGGCCCCAGCGGCTGTGGCAAGAGCACCCTGCTCTACTGCATTGGCACCCTCGAAGCACCTTCGTCCGGCAAGGTAACCCTCGACGGGCAAGATCCGTTCGCCCTTAACGAGACTGCCCTGGCCCGCTTTCGCAGCGAGAACATCGGCTTCATCTTTCAGGATCATCATCTGCTGCCGCAGTTGACCGTGCTCGAGAATGTCCTCGTTCCCACGCTGGCCGAAGGAAGCGCTTCGCCGCAGCAGATCGAACGTGCCAAGATGCTGATCGAACGCGTCGGTCTCAGTCAACGCATCGAACATCGCTCGGCGGAACTCTCCGGCGGTGAACGCCAACGCGTCGCGGTCGCTCGCAGCTTGATCCACCAACCCAAGCTGCTGCTGGCGGACGAACCGACCGGTAACCTCGATAAAACCAACGCCGAATCGATTGGCAACTTGCTGCTGGAACTGCAGAAGGAAGAAGGCTCGATCCTGCTGGTGGTCACCCACAGCCAGGAACTCGCCACGATCTTCCAGCGGCAATACATGCTCGACGACGGAAAGTTGCAGTCGCAAAGTTCCGTCCAACCCTCCTAA
- a CDS encoding prenyltransferase/squalene oxidase repeat-containing protein, with the protein MFSYHEQLTLRLAAGLGEVDEATRTRHSRFLLGKQQPDGGFAGREGASDLYYTSFGLRSLAILGELHGSVAERAAAFLKTRLAGHESVVDFMSLIYSAKLLETAAGIDIFADASADWRRSVADTLNALRRDDGGYAKGPEGMASSTYHTFLVLLCLQLIQQPIQQPESMVTFLLSQESDEGGFREIRASKRAGTNPTAAAIGALRILDSLTEEIIDGTLDFLVDMQNDEGGLRANTRIPIADVLSTFTGMLTLTDLEGLDEIDQNDALTYVRSLEQDNGGFFGAAWDEVADVEYTFYGLGSLALLHVPSHFTLD; encoded by the coding sequence ATGTTTTCCTACCACGAACAACTCACTCTGCGACTGGCCGCCGGCCTGGGCGAAGTGGACGAAGCGACTCGCACTCGGCATAGCCGTTTCTTACTTGGCAAGCAGCAGCCCGATGGCGGATTCGCTGGCCGAGAAGGAGCGAGCGACCTTTACTACACCAGCTTCGGCCTGCGAAGCCTCGCGATCCTGGGCGAACTGCATGGAAGCGTCGCCGAACGTGCCGCCGCGTTCCTGAAGACACGCCTGGCCGGCCATGAATCGGTCGTCGACTTCATGTCGCTCATTTACAGTGCCAAGCTGCTGGAAACGGCCGCCGGTATCGATATCTTTGCCGATGCCTCCGCCGACTGGCGACGTAGCGTGGCCGATACGCTCAACGCGCTTCGCCGCGACGATGGTGGCTATGCCAAAGGCCCCGAAGGGATGGCCAGCAGCACCTACCATACGTTTCTGGTGCTGCTCTGCCTGCAACTGATTCAGCAACCGATTCAACAGCCCGAGTCGATGGTCACGTTTCTGCTGTCGCAAGAATCGGACGAAGGTGGCTTCCGCGAGATCCGAGCGAGCAAACGCGCCGGCACCAATCCGACCGCCGCCGCGATCGGAGCTCTGCGCATCCTCGATAGCCTGACCGAAGAAATCATCGACGGCACGCTCGACTTCCTGGTCGATATGCAGAACGACGAAGGAGGCTTGCGAGCCAACACGCGGATTCCGATTGCCGACGTGCTGAGCACCTTCACCGGGATGCTGACTCTGACCGACCTGGAAGGCCTCGACGAGATCGATCAGAACGACGCCCTCACGTACGTTCGCAGTCTGGAACAAGACAACGGCGGCTTCTTCGGAGCGGCCTGGGACGAGGTTGCAGACGTCGAATACACCTTCTATGGTTTGGGCAGCCTCGCACTGCTGCACGTACCTAGTCACTTCACCTTGGATTAA
- a CDS encoding thioesterase family protein, which yields MSQTFQTTRRVEFRDTDAAGIVHFSAFLFYMEQVEHEFLRSLSLSVHHPLDEYSMSWPRVSVQCDYKGPAKFEEVLDASLAVTRLGSRSVTYRTRFHRDSVLLAEGSITAVCCQVQPGLPPKSMDIPEWFKEKLLPFVDSSAST from the coding sequence ATGTCGCAAACGTTTCAGACCACTCGCCGCGTCGAATTTCGAGATACCGACGCCGCCGGGATCGTGCACTTCTCGGCGTTCCTCTTCTACATGGAACAGGTCGAGCACGAATTCCTACGTTCGCTGAGCCTCAGTGTGCATCATCCGCTGGACGAGTACTCGATGAGCTGGCCACGCGTTTCGGTCCAATGCGACTACAAAGGCCCCGCCAAGTTTGAAGAAGTGCTCGATGCCTCGTTGGCCGTTACCCGTCTCGGCTCGCGTAGCGTGACCTATCGCACCCGATTCCACCGCGACTCGGTCCTGCTGGCCGAAGGCTCGATCACGGCAGTCTGCTGCCAGGTTCAACCAGGACTGCCGCCCAAGAGCATGGACATTCCGGAGTGGTTCAAAGAGAAGCTGCTGCCGTTCGTCGACTCGTCTGCCTCTACTTAG
- the rpsR gene encoding 30S ribosomal protein S18 translates to MRPANRSKARKRAKTKARVSKKDPIFVDGKRPRPMFVDYKDVELLKKLTNRHGRIVGRRKSGCTAVSQHAVTQAIKRARFMALLAYVKD, encoded by the coding sequence ATGAGACCAGCCAACCGCTCTAAAGCCCGCAAGCGTGCCAAGACCAAGGCCCGTGTATCCAAGAAGGATCCGATTTTCGTCGATGGCAAACGTCCACGTCCCATGTTTGTGGACTACAAGGACGTGGAGCTGCTGAAGAAGCTGACCAACCGTCATGGCCGTATCGTCGGTCGCCGTAAGAGCGGCTGCACCGCAGTGAGCCAGCACGCGGTTACCCAGGCGATCAAGCGTGCCCGCTTCATGGCACTGCTGGCCTACGTCAAGGACTAG
- a CDS encoding PVC-type heme-binding CxxCH protein produces MALWVGLGVVSAAETQAPEDRLQILFLGDNGHHQPAKRFVELQPAMEARGIDLKYTDSLADITPETLAKFDGLMIYANTERIDPATEAALIQYVEDGHGLIPLHCASYCFLNSPKYIALVGAQFKSHGTGTFRTKIAEAQHPLMKGFEGFESWDETYVHTKHNEKNRTVLTYRMGDHEQEPWTWVREQGKGRVFYTAWGHDQRTWTNPGFLNLVERGVRWAVGSDPSVVPAFPPKVEGLVTAFDRPMEVPKAQKPNTDVKPFDYVDVGAKIPNYTAGANWGTQAQPLNLMQKPLTPEESEKHLVLPEGFEAKLFASEEIFDGGKPIAMTWDAKGRLWMCMTLDYPNELHTSGPGRDRIVVCEDTDGDLKADKVTTFAEGLSIPTSIAFHDGGVIVQNGRETLWLKDTNGDDVADEKKVMFTGWNMGDTHGGVSNFQYGHDNWIWGMQGYNDSHPVVQGVEQPGFRNGFFRFKPDGSKLEFIRSTNNNTWGLGISEEGIIFGSTANHCPSVYMPIPNRYYEKVRGWTARLVLDSMADSHKFDPITDKVRQVDHHGGYTAGAGHSLYTARNYPEPFWNRVAFVNGPTGHLTGAFVISRDGSDFHSTSPFNLVASDDEWTAPIQSEVGPDGNVWVLDWYNYIIQHNPTPHGFQTGKGAAYETDLRDKRHGRIYRIVYTGEGARPDQPWLKDLTKASPEELVATLKSDNLLWRRHAQQILVERANLDVVPGLIALLQDDTMDDIGLNVGAIHALWTLDGLGALEDPNSDATKAVYAALQHTAPGVRRNAVQVLPNAAESTAAILKSGVLNDVDPQVRLMTLLALADLPASDAAAADILAMISLPVNAQDRWIPDAATSASANQGASFLKAVAKVDKIAPETQRLVAIVTEHYARGGPVDSIAELLPAVDQAQPEVADAIVSGLAKGWPKDAKPKVTDQLDESLASLAKKLPNSTRGQLIRMAVSWGSDRLTSQLQDLVDSSLESIESGELNARQTQQLAKEIIELNVKMDPPVEAKLLDTVGPQTSAEVTQAILLALKSSENDSLGGYLLDILPTLTPSARKDAIGVMLGRPAWTIDLLSALDKGSIQLNELALDQRQSLAQHPDKELRKKAEALFARGGALPSADRQKVIKELWATTEAKGDPAAGKLVFKRECSKCHIHSGEGSKIGPDLTGMAVHPKSQLLTEILDPNRSVESNYRTYMVATLDGRVLSGLLASESRTAIELVDAEGKQQSILREDIEELRGTPQSLMPVGFEKQIKPEEFVDLLAFLTNRGKFVPIPLDKVATAVSTEGMFISKDSPIETLAFDTWEPKTFEGVPFQLIDPQGTSKPNVILLNGPSGYLPPKMPKEVSLPCNMPVKAIHILGGVAGWASPYGEKGSTSMIVRITYEDGTTEDHPLRNGIEIADYIRRVDVPESKFAFDLNGRQVRYLAVSPKEAKPVKSIDLVKGTDSTAPVVMAVTVEAAE; encoded by the coding sequence TTGGCCCTTTGGGTCGGACTGGGCGTTGTCTCGGCCGCTGAAACTCAGGCTCCCGAGGATCGGCTTCAGATCCTGTTCCTGGGGGACAATGGCCACCACCAACCGGCGAAACGATTTGTCGAACTTCAGCCGGCGATGGAAGCCCGCGGAATCGATCTGAAGTACACCGATTCCCTGGCAGATATCACGCCAGAAACACTTGCAAAATTTGACGGGTTGATGATCTACGCCAACACCGAGCGTATCGATCCAGCAACCGAGGCTGCCTTGATTCAGTATGTCGAAGATGGTCACGGCCTGATTCCGCTGCACTGTGCTTCGTACTGCTTCTTGAACTCGCCGAAGTACATTGCCTTGGTGGGTGCCCAGTTCAAGAGCCACGGCACCGGCACCTTCCGCACCAAGATCGCCGAAGCCCAGCATCCGCTGATGAAGGGTTTTGAAGGGTTTGAAAGCTGGGACGAAACCTACGTCCATACCAAGCACAACGAAAAGAACCGCACCGTGCTCACCTATCGCATGGGCGATCACGAACAAGAGCCGTGGACCTGGGTTCGCGAGCAAGGTAAAGGCCGCGTCTTCTATACCGCTTGGGGTCACGATCAACGTACTTGGACCAACCCTGGTTTCCTGAACCTGGTCGAACGCGGCGTTCGCTGGGCTGTCGGTAGCGATCCGAGTGTTGTGCCTGCCTTCCCTCCGAAAGTCGAAGGACTGGTGACTGCCTTCGATCGTCCGATGGAAGTGCCGAAAGCCCAGAAGCCCAACACCGACGTCAAACCATTTGACTACGTTGACGTCGGCGCCAAGATTCCGAACTACACTGCCGGTGCCAACTGGGGCACGCAAGCCCAACCGCTGAACCTGATGCAGAAGCCTCTGACTCCCGAAGAATCGGAAAAGCACTTGGTGCTTCCAGAAGGCTTCGAAGCGAAGTTGTTCGCGTCGGAAGAAATCTTCGACGGTGGCAAGCCGATCGCTATGACCTGGGACGCTAAGGGGCGTCTCTGGATGTGTATGACGCTCGACTATCCCAACGAACTACACACCTCTGGCCCAGGCCGCGACCGAATCGTCGTTTGCGAAGACACCGATGGCGACCTGAAGGCGGACAAGGTCACGACCTTCGCCGAGGGTCTCAGCATTCCGACTTCGATCGCCTTCCACGACGGCGGCGTGATCGTGCAGAACGGCCGCGAAACGCTGTGGCTCAAAGACACCAACGGCGACGACGTGGCCGATGAAAAGAAGGTGATGTTCACCGGATGGAATATGGGTGACACCCACGGCGGTGTGAGCAACTTCCAGTATGGTCACGACAACTGGATCTGGGGCATGCAGGGGTACAACGACTCGCACCCTGTCGTGCAAGGAGTCGAACAGCCTGGCTTCCGCAACGGCTTCTTCCGCTTCAAGCCCGATGGCAGCAAGCTGGAATTCATCCGCTCGACCAACAACAACACCTGGGGCCTCGGCATCAGCGAAGAAGGTATCATCTTCGGTTCGACCGCCAACCACTGCCCTAGCGTCTACATGCCAATCCCGAACCGCTACTACGAAAAGGTTCGTGGCTGGACGGCTCGCCTGGTGCTGGACTCGATGGCCGATAGCCACAAGTTCGATCCAATCACCGACAAGGTGCGTCAGGTTGATCATCACGGTGGCTATACTGCCGGTGCCGGTCACTCGCTGTATACGGCTCGTAACTACCCAGAACCTTTCTGGAATCGCGTCGCGTTCGTCAACGGACCGACAGGTCACTTGACCGGTGCGTTTGTTATCTCGCGAGATGGCAGCGACTTCCATTCGACCAGCCCATTCAACCTGGTTGCTTCGGACGACGAATGGACCGCTCCGATTCAAAGCGAGGTCGGCCCGGATGGCAACGTCTGGGTGCTAGACTGGTACAACTACATCATACAGCACAACCCTACGCCGCATGGCTTCCAAACGGGGAAAGGCGCCGCATACGAAACCGATCTGCGTGACAAGCGTCATGGTCGCATCTACCGCATTGTTTACACCGGTGAAGGTGCCCGTCCCGATCAGCCCTGGCTAAAAGACCTGACCAAGGCGAGCCCGGAAGAACTGGTCGCCACGCTGAAGAGCGATAACCTGTTGTGGCGTCGTCACGCCCAACAGATCTTGGTGGAACGTGCCAATCTGGATGTCGTGCCTGGTCTGATCGCCTTACTGCAAGACGACACGATGGACGACATCGGTTTGAACGTCGGTGCGATTCACGCTCTGTGGACGCTCGATGGTCTGGGTGCGCTGGAAGATCCGAACAGCGATGCCACCAAGGCGGTTTACGCTGCCCTGCAGCACACCGCCCCAGGCGTTCGTCGCAATGCCGTTCAGGTTCTGCCGAACGCCGCCGAAAGCACCGCCGCGATCTTGAAGAGTGGCGTGCTGAACGACGTCGATCCTCAGGTTCGCCTGATGACCTTGCTCGCCCTGGCCGACCTTCCAGCCAGCGATGCCGCAGCCGCCGATATCCTGGCGATGATTTCGCTGCCTGTGAACGCTCAAGACCGCTGGATCCCAGACGCCGCGACCTCGGCCTCGGCCAACCAGGGAGCCAGCTTCCTAAAGGCAGTCGCCAAAGTCGACAAGATCGCTCCGGAAACGCAGCGTTTAGTGGCAATTGTCACGGAACATTATGCCCGCGGAGGCCCGGTCGATTCGATCGCCGAGTTGCTGCCGGCAGTCGATCAAGCCCAGCCAGAAGTTGCCGACGCGATCGTCAGCGGCCTGGCCAAGGGTTGGCCCAAAGATGCGAAGCCGAAAGTCACGGATCAACTGGACGAGTCATTGGCCAGCCTCGCTAAGAAGCTGCCAAACTCGACCCGTGGTCAGTTGATCCGAATGGCGGTCAGTTGGGGCAGCGACCGCCTGACTTCGCAGCTTCAAGACCTGGTTGATAGCTCGCTCGAGAGCATCGAGTCAGGCGAACTGAACGCTCGCCAGACGCAGCAACTCGCCAAGGAGATCATCGAGCTGAACGTGAAGATGGATCCACCGGTTGAAGCGAAACTGCTAGACACAGTCGGCCCTCAAACGTCGGCCGAAGTGACCCAGGCCATCCTGCTCGCTTTGAAGTCGAGCGAAAACGATTCGCTGGGTGGGTACCTTCTGGATATCCTTCCGACGCTGACCCCGTCTGCCCGTAAGGATGCCATTGGCGTGATGCTGGGACGGCCAGCTTGGACCATCGACCTGCTGTCGGCCCTCGACAAAGGTTCGATCCAATTGAACGAATTGGCACTCGACCAGCGTCAGTCGCTGGCCCAGCATCCTGACAAAGAACTGCGTAAGAAAGCCGAAGCGTTGTTCGCTCGCGGGGGTGCATTGCCAAGTGCTGACCGCCAGAAGGTGATCAAGGAACTGTGGGCCACCACCGAAGCGAAAGGCGATCCAGCCGCTGGCAAACTGGTCTTCAAGCGTGAATGCTCGAAGTGCCATATCCATAGTGGCGAAGGCTCGAAGATCGGCCCTGACCTGACCGGAATGGCCGTTCATCCGAAGTCGCAGTTGCTGACGGAAATCCTCGATCCAAACCGCAGCGTCGAATCGAACTACCGCACCTACATGGTCGCCACTCTCGACGGCCGCGTGCTGAGTGGTTTGCTTGCTTCGGAAAGCCGGACCGCAATCGAACTGGTCGATGCCGAAGGCAAGCAGCAATCGATCCTGCGAGAAGACATCGAAGAACTTCGTGGCACTCCGCAGTCGCTGATGCCGGTTGGTTTCGAGAAGCAGATCAAGCCGGAAGAGTTCGTCGACCTGCTCGCCTTCCTGACCAACCGCGGCAAGTTCGTGCCGATCCCGCTCGACAAGGTCGCCACGGCGGTCAGCACCGAGGGGATGTTCATCTCGAAGGACTCGCCAATCGAAACGTTGGCCTTCGATACCTGGGAACCGAAGACCTTTGAAGGAGTCCCGTTCCAGCTGATCGATCCTCAAGGAACGAGCAAGCCGAACGTGATCCTGCTCAATGGTCCGTCCGGGTACCTGCCACCCAAGATGCCGAAGGAAGTCTCGCTGCCCTGCAACATGCCGGTCAAAGCGATCCATATCCTGGGTGGTGTCGCCGGCTGGGCCTCGCCTTACGGCGAAAAGGGTTCGACCTCGATGATCGTCCGGATCACGTACGAAGATGGCACGACCGAAGACCATCCGCTGCGAAATGGCATCGAGATCGCGGACTACATCCGCCGGGTCGACGTGCCGGAGTCGAAGTTCGCCTTCGACCTGAATGGTCGCCAGGTCCGCTACCTCGCGGTGAGCCCAAAGGAAGCCAAACCGGTTAAATCGATCGATCTGGTGAAAGGAACCGACTCGACCGCCCCGGTCGTCATGGCCGTGACCGTCGAAGCTGCTGAGTAA